The Ischnura elegans chromosome 10, ioIscEleg1.1, whole genome shotgun sequence genome contains the following window.
TACGCTACCTCGATCTTTATTTATCGAAAGAACAAGCAGTGTCCAACTGCTTGGTTTTTGCGACGCATCTGAGTTGGGATATGCCGCAGTCATTTATTTAAGATGTGCTTCTGCTGACAACAACACCAAGATAGCATTGCTCATGGCTAAATCCCGTGTCGCACCTCTCAAACGTATCTCTCTACCCCGATTGGAACTTTGTGGGGCGCATTTACTGGCTAAACTCATTCATTATAGTTCAAACTTTGTGTCCAATTACTGTAAAATGGAATCTGTCACTGCCTGGTGTGATTCAACCATTGCTCTCTCATGGATCCGCACCCCTCCCTATCGCCTTAAGGTGTTTGTAGCAAATCGAGTAGCCCAGATTCAAGAATGGGTACCTCCTGAACGTTGGTTTCATGTATCGTCGCAACACAACCCCGCTGATTGTGCCTCTCGTGGATTACCCACTCCTCTCTTCGAGAAGAATTCCTTGTGGTGGTCTGGCCCTCGCTGGCTCTCTCTCCCGCCAGAAGACTGGCCGTGTTCTCCATTCGCTCCTTTGGACGAGGATCTACCGGAAGTGAAACAACCAATATTCAACGTTTGCTCCTCAATAAGACCATTTCAGAAGACCGGAATGGATTATGCTGGACCCTTCACTATTAGGAGCCATGCTCTAAGAAGAACTGTTCCATTAAAGGTCTATTTGTGTCTTTTTATTTGCATGTGTACCAAGGCTGTTCATCTAGAAGTAGTCACTGATCTCTCATCGGACGCCTTCATTGCAGCACTAACCCGATTTGTATCAAGGAGAGGACTTTGTAGTGATCTATACTCCGATTGCGGAACAAACTTCGTTGGTGCATCCACGCAGTTGAAAAGGACAATAAAGAACTTCTATTCATCACCGGAAACTCAAGAGGCCATTTCCCATTTCGCTACTGAAAACTGcatcaacttccattttattcCCCCTGCCGCGCCCCACCAAGGAGGGCTATGGGAAAGAGCCATTAAAAGCGCCAAAACACTCTTAATTCGTTCCATTGGCCAAACTCTTCTCACTTTGCAGGAATTTATTACGCTTGTCACCAAGGTAGAAGCCATGCTGAATTCTCGTCCTCTTACACCTCTTTCCACGGATCCTGCTGATGTATCGGCGCTGACCCCGGGACACTTTCTCATCGGAACCTCAATGACAGCCATTCCAGAGGACGATTTCGCCGCTCTACCCACCAATAGGCTCAGCAGATGGCAGACTGTTCAAGCCTTCTCACAGCGCATCTGGCGCCGATGGCATCAAGAGTACCTCCACACTCTTCAGCAGAGGTCAAAATGGACTCGGCGCAGGCAAAATCTTAAGGTGGGAGATTTAGTTGCGGTGCACTCCCCGAAAACTCCTCCTCTTCAGTGGTGTTTGGCACGCATAACTAAAGCCATACCAGGTGATGATGGAATAGTTAGAGTGGTGCAGCTGCGTACCCCCAAGGGCACTCTTACCCGTCCTGCCACCCGAGTATTTCCCCTCCCAATTGACGATTGACATTTGTTGACTGACGTACATTTACAGGAacggtttataattttttgtgttatgtattatgagttttcttttttctctttttattgaacaaggTGTTCAAGGGGGGCGGAATGTTCGGTTTTGCGCCAAACGCTCTCGTTTTGTCTGAGTTACGACCCGAGCGGCGCTGCCTtcgccctcccccacttcctctcgTCTCGTGCGGGCCGGATCGACGGAGCgacttggctctctctctctctctctcgttcgtcaCCGGCGGAGAAACTCCTCGCACCTGCCCTGCTGTACTCTCTCTGCGGTTGCCGGGCACTGGACACGTCGCAACGGCCTGCCAACTGCTGGTCCTTCgggctcacctattgtgttataattgtgtggaactttaacttgagctggtccttcggctcacccattgtgttataattgtgttgaactttcaattttgtattaaaactatactgtctgaaaatgtggtttatttccgccACAGCCATTATCAAATTGAAAGAAAGTTCGGTGAGGTATGATATTTGCATTTCCCAAATTCGAattcatttaaatggtttttattaaGATTGAGTGTTATTTTACTAATTAGAACTTAATTCGTCTCTTTACCATTCCTTATCAATGGCACAAATGAAGTTCTTCGTAAAACTCAGGTTAAGAAATTATCTAATTTATCCGTCAGAAtacaaaaaagggaaaatttgctTGAAACAATTTCGTTCTTTTTTGTCAGTTTTGTCggaaataatttgggaaaatttggGACAAAGGCAAAAAAACGTGGAGCCATTTCATTCTGAAATTACTATTCTCCTCAAAAGGGCGTCAAGAGAAAGAATAATTGGCTCAGAACATGCAAGCCTCAATCATGTATTCTTCCTCTTCCGGAACTCAGGTGAAGCGATTAATCTTTTTTGGTGCGTAGACAGCTGTGTCATTTGTCACCTAGAAATGTTTTTCCGGATTGAAGTCGGACAAAAGTGTAAATTACACTCAAGGATCCAAGGCGGTACAACATTCCTATTCGAGCACAAGGAATAGATTaggaaaaaacatgtaaaaaatgtTCTCGGGATACCACGCGTGTAAGATTatataagagcgccgacgtttcgggtaacgactcgctacccattctcacggctacataAATACGAAAATACATTTATACGGCTACGGCGCTATTATATAAtgttacccgcgcggtatcccgagaagagttttacatgttgttcgccgggaaagtgtaaaatcttacataggAGAAAAGCGTTTGATTCCTTTCATCTTGTGTTCGAGGGAATAAAAAACATCATGAATTGTGAGAGAGACAgtggtataaaataaaaactctatGACAACTTAGCGAAGAGAAACAAGagtttttttgtttcaaagcaatttttcagcataaatgcgtaaaaatttaaatgtacatGCGTCGAACaaaaaatgaactgaaatgtggcatggacaatgacagcaatgGAGAAATCAAAGACTGAGGCCTTTAaaatgtggtgctaaagaagagtgttgaggatcaaatggattgatcgAATTAGTGATGATGACGTCCTAAAAGGAGTAGGAGACATggtcgtacccagcgaggggcattagggggcagctgctccccccagaagcaaaaatcgcaaatttctttaaggaaaataatattttttcaagcaaataatttaaaaaaattataaagagctgttacagtttccataaaatgtttatttcattccctatttccatgtttaaatcttaccttcaacttgaacaaccatggcttaccaccaccccccctagttttgatccttggtacgcccttggtaggagagaagagaagcctcatgaaaaccttgacaagaagacgcaACAACCTCATggaccatatcttgagacatgatgacctaatGAGGACAATAATCGAGGGACAAGTGGGAGGCAAGAaccgaaaaggaagacctcgaacctcaaatatatggaacaggtaaagaaggaggtaaaaaagaagaaatacgtaggtatgagaAGACAACCTGATACAAGAACTGAGTTGATAGCTACGCCAAACTTATCTTAGAATTGTTGAGCAGTGGAGATGATGATTATGATaacacaaaaaaatctttttcgcaAAACGGTCTTGGGGAATAAAAATGTgttcaatttgaggtaaatgttGACACATAGGTACAGACATTTTCGTAAACTTTGGGATATTAATGACAAACTCCGCTTAATTGAGGACGAATGACCCAATTTTAAGGTTACCTAAGGCAATACAGCATCAAAAACCGAACCTTGTAATCTTGCAAACCTTGCATCTGGCAATTGGTTTCTTTAAAACTTGGCACTCAGCAATCGTATATTTGTATACATCGGCTTAGATATTGAAGCACTACATCATGTGTTTTACATcctatttggagaaaaaaaataattatatttatagctcAGAAATCTTTGGAATTTATTCCTACACGAAATGTAATATAGATTGTAtgctaattaattatatttccatCATGTTACTCCATGCATATCctattttaaaatagtaaatgCACTCAGATAATAAACTCAAATCAGGTTATATTATCTGGGTACTGGCGATAATATTGTAATTGTTCCATTTCGTTGGCAAAATAACTCTGTTACGAGAGCATTTAAGTTTCTCTCTCTATTTTCACAATATCCAAGGAATTATATTATAAAGCCTCTCATATTAAGATAACCCTACTGGTCCTTCTAAGTTGTGCGTCttcattttggaaattaaaaggGACTCTCTTCTAAATGCCACCCTCAGCTCAAGGCTTTTCATCTGACATGTTCTTCCGCAATTCGGGTCGAGCCGGGTCCTTAGAGACTCAAATTCTCTTCCCCAGTCCATCCGTCCCTAACCCACCAATTTTCTTTGGCCCTAAATCCTGCTTCAGTGTCACCTTTTTTCTTTCCCTCTGAAGCGCTCTGCCCTTATAGATCCACTACCCTCTTTCGCAGCACATAGCAACTTTCACCATcgggttgtttaaaaaaatatgaagttacaaTCGTGCACTCTacaattgaaaattcaatttcgttcataattaatttcacttttaagaacattatttatttatttccaacatcCCCGTAAACAGCGCATAGATGCCTATagaacggaggattaacaaagagTGTTTGGTAAACTTCCTTTGTTGtatttgccgccgagtggtgcattttgtttttcttttgtttattgtTGTGTGTTCACCGTAAGAGGGCAAAAGGTTCCCAATTGTTGAATTGAAGTCAATTGTTAGGAAGAGAACGGAAGGTGTGTGCTTCGGACTTCGAGGAGAACTGCCTGGGAGATCACACGCCAGCTCGCCAAAGCATTGAATCCTCCGAATTTCTGTGAGTACCGTTCTGCGGCATTACATTTATAATACTGTCCACTTTTCATCCTTTTGAATATTAAACAAAGGACATCACACaaatccatgccctagatagggaccACCCACCCAGTTGGGAATCGAACCCGTGACCTACGgcttggcaggcaaggacttaccccaccgccaccgaggtcggtgCCGGTGGGGTAAGTCCTTGCACTTAGAAGCAAATGCACTTGGTAACTTGCATCACCATTGGGCACCCCACACGACAGTTCTTTCCTGTCTTTAACATGCAACCTACTTCATGTCACCCTTAAAACAACATTGAACTTCCTGCATCTTCCATATTGGTTCAACATTCGTCTAAAACAATCTcctgtattatattattattcatctAATAGCCCAAACGGTACAGCCATTTCTTAGCCTATATTAGTCTACATCCTGTAATCCACTCTCCAGTACCAAGCTGTCCCCATTTTTATCCTGCGCTTAAAGCGATAAATGTGGATTATTTTCGATCTATACGAGTACTAGCATTCACGGATGGTATTATTATCTTTGCATACACAAAGAAATATCTAAAATGCCGGCTAAGTTCAACTGGATTAGTGCCTTCGGAATACTGCCTGAGTATCAATGGAAATAAAACGGATGTATTTGTTGTCAAAACTGATTGAGTGACGATGTCTGTCTCAAATGAGACGGGTTGTAGCAAGCGAAATCAGTCAAAACGTTTGAGAGGACTATTACCAGGAATGATCCAACCAGTAAATGAGACTCATAAGGTACCATACGGCTAAAGCTTTGTAGCCAAACTACGAATACATGGCATGAAAAACATAAGAGCGAGTAAAAGTGAACATCCACGTGAAAAATATGTATGGACTATGGTAGAACGGCAATCTCACCTTAGATGCAAAAAGAATCGATGATAATTATCAGAAAATAATTCTAGACCTCATGCCAAAGGACGTTTGAGATTTTATGCCGTGGGATGTTTGagatttgttattatgcgtaacgtttttggaccgtatggtgtgcatCTGGGAATCCAACTGCATGCTACATGGTGGTGAATGATCATCCCCCTGCCccacaccctagaggtggctcgcagggtagtatgtagatgcagatgtagagtATATTTCATAACAAATGGAAGGGTAATGCGAGAAATGAGGATACACAGCGAAGAAAAGGAGCGAATAATACAATTAT
Protein-coding sequences here:
- the LOC124166915 gene encoding uncharacterized protein LOC124166915, whose protein sequence is MSEYLTLGHMTPCDNFTRVKHYFLPHHGVFKNQDPNSSLRVVFDASSKTSTNVSLNDILLSGPKLQNDLCEVILRFRCHSVVFACDIRQMYRQIKIHPDDQHFQLIYWRETPTDLLKVFKLTTVTYGVTSAPFLAIRTLHQLAEDEGAQFPQAARVLKSQTFVDDIIAGADNVQEALTFQHDLTKLLSLGGFQLRKWCSNSDILISHISEEILKNLARVKEITLPRSLFIERTSSVQLLGFCDASELGYAAVIYLRCASADNNTKIALLMAKSRVAPLKRISLPRLELCGAHLLAKLIHYSSNFVSNYCKMESVTAWCDSTIALSWIRTPPYRLKVFVANRVAQIQEWVPPERWFHVSSQHNPADCASRGLPTPLFEKNSLWWSGPRWLSLPPEDWPCSPFAPLDEDLPEVKQPIFNVCSSIRPFQKTGMDYAGPFTIRSHALRRTVPLKVYLCLFICMCTKAVHLEVVTDLSSDAFIAALTRFVSRRGLCSDLYSDCGTNFVGASTQLKRTIKNFYSSPETQEAISHFATENCINFHFIPPAAPHQGGLWERAIKSAKTLLIRSIGQTLLTLQEFITLVTKVEAMLNSRPLTPLSTDPADVSALTPGHFLIGTSMTAIPEDDFAALPTNRLSRWQTVQAFSQRIWRRWHQEYLHTLQQRSKWTRRRQNLKVGDLVAVHSPKTPPLQWCLARITKAIPGDDGIVRVVQLRTPKGTLTRPATRVFPLPIDD